DNA from Comamonas serinivorans:
CGTGCGCGGGCCCTGCTTCAGCCAGCCTGCCCTGCAGGCTGGCTGTTTTTGTGGCCCCAGCGCTGCCAGGCCTTTTCGTGGAAGAAGAAGGCGAAGGCCTGCACCGTGGGCTCGAGCAGGCTGAGCGTCAGGGACGCGATCAGGTTGCCGGTGACCGCATAGGCGACGATGGCGGCCACGCCGATGTGGATGGCGTAATAGCTCAAGGTCTTGAGCAAGGTGTGGCGGTTGTGCTGAACGATGCGGCGGATGCGGGTCATGGTTGGTTCTCGCTTGGTGAAGTCAAATGATATCCATTCTCATTTGAAATGTGCTTGAACCCTTCAATCACGGCGATAGCCACGTTCAGCAACAGCTGCCACATCCATCTGGCAGACTGTGCGTTGGCCCCCGGGTGCACCCTGCGTGTGCCGGCGGCCAATTCCCCCTGCAGGTACGCCATCTGCCTGGCATTGAGGAAAGCTAAATTTAGTTTAGGCAAAATGAATTATTGAATTCGATAGTTCGCATCTATAATTCATCCCATCGCAGCTTCATCAACCCAAGGAGAACATCCCATGTCCCTGATCAACACCGAAGTCAAGCCGTTCAAGGCTCAAGCATTCCAAGGCGGCGCTTTCAAGGAAGTGACCGATGCCGACCTGAAGGGCAAGTGGTCCGTCGTGTTCTTCTACCCGGCCGACTTCACCTTCGTGTGCCCCACCGAGCTGGAAGACCTGGCTGACAAGTACGACGAATTCAAGAAACTGGGCGTGGAAATCTACTCGGTGTCGACCGACACGCATTTCTCGCACAAGGCCTG
Protein-coding regions in this window:
- a CDS encoding DUF2061 domain-containing protein, with the translated sequence MTRIRRIVQHNRHTLLKTLSYYAIHIGVAAIVAYAVTGNLIASLTLSLLEPTVQAFAFFFHEKAWQRWGHKNSQPAGQAG